One window of Centropristis striata isolate RG_2023a ecotype Rhode Island chromosome 23, C.striata_1.0, whole genome shotgun sequence genomic DNA carries:
- the fastkd3 gene encoding FAST kinase domain-containing protein 3, mitochondrial has product MALRLIQRFPLLEQFRIQRYPRVGLVRTTRALTTSSEGQPSCVACPRGSVGGCIQRKGCKKLHSGFEVRSLVTIVREPSFVASSSVGLHRDSGPRFRLSQLRRPTAEEEQAFQQHLERCSSSLQVFPLLRTVEMMSDTMAAAVLHRVADLEQKENGLKDPTVLESAELRALCFQLQQDSGWLTDGGLVSALLACTRLFLDPSSTLMVRLVSESKERLAKGQMSVGQLCTLGLAMLAMEGPGSLMIKQVMEQMQKQKPDQWRLAELSAAYRFLQEAMLEDGKYRDLLNAMHTHAVTVTSHMDAPAVSCVLGALASLNQKQAKPLVGLNQKQAKPLVINLCKQAARHVPHFADHQLTIVLGALIHFGHSNHNFVEAMEKHVPTMAFTSHPETLTRVMQFFGRRNILSPTVMDAVAESFVYRADDYHTSQVARQIMAFGKLGYRPPNAGELFEKVETILHTRFSEFQPRALLNLLHSCTLVESFPVNFAPKVFSSYFLQQLQAQGTGIDSFIMAQLVQLYMTLKLECPSYEGPRLDPKYRISSFLMPGRSLETPVDIHLYNCVKHGLGDLFGDHSYFEEKVLTPYCYTLEVEIKLDEEGYVVPATSNDVSKRIALCIDGQNRFTSNTRQLLGKEAIKQRHLRLLGYEVVQIPYYELEELKTKASVVQYLHQKIFPHTFRLSW; this is encoded by the exons ATGGCTCTGAGGCTGATCCAGAGATTTCCGCTGCTCGAGCAGTTTCGGATTCAACGTTACCCCCGTGTTGGACTCGTCCGAACCACCAGAGCTCTGACTACAAGCAGCGAAGGTCAGCCCTCATGTGTAGCCTGCCCGCGTGGCTCTGTCGGTGGCTGCATTCAGAGAAAGGGCTGCAAAAAGCTCCATTCGGGCTTCGAGGTAAGGAGCCTGGTCACCATCGTTAGGGAGCCGTCCTTCGTCGCCAGCAGCTCTGTTGGACTCCACAGAGACTCGGGGCCTCGGTTCCGTTTGAGCCAGCTGCGCCGACCCACAGCTGAAGAGGAGCAGGCTTTCCAACAGCATCTAGAGAGATGTTCCTCATCCCTGCAGGTCTTCCCACTGCTGCGCACAGTGGAGATGATGTCTGACACCATGGCTGCTGCAGTACTTCACCGTGTGGCCGACCTGGAGCAGAAGGAGAACGGTCTGAAGGACCCAACAGTGCTGGAGTCGGCAGAGCTCAGAGCTCTGtgcttccagctgcagcaggactCTGGGTGGCTGACAGATGGTGGGCTGGTGTCAGCTCTCCTGGCTTGCACTCGCCTCTTCTTGGATCCTTCGAGCACACTGATGGTGCGACTGGTGTCTGAGAGCAAGGAGAGGTTGGCCAAAGGCCAGATGAGTGTAGGGCAGCTGTGTACCCTGGGCCTGGCGATGCTGGCTATGGAGGGTCCTGGCAGTTTGATGATAAAGCAGGTGATGGAGCAAATGCAGAAGCAGAAGCCAGACCAGTGGCGCCTTGCAGAACTCAGTGCTGCATATAGATTTCTGCAAGAGGCCATGCTGGAAGATGGAAAATACAGGGACCTGCTGAATGCCATGCACACCCACGCTGTGACAGTCACCTCCCACATGGATGcccctgctgtcagctgtgtGCTTGGTGCTCTTGCGAGCTTGAACCAGAAGCAGGCCAAGCCTCTTGTGGGCTTGAACCAGAAGCAGGCCAAGCCTCTTGTGATCAATCTGTGTAAGCAGGCTGCAAGACATGTACCTCACTTCGCTGATCATCAACTCACTATTGTGCTTGGGGCCCTAATACACTTTGGTCACAGTAATCACAACTTTGTGGAGGCGATGGAGAAGCATGTGCCCACAATGGCCTTCACTTCCCACCCAGAGACACTTACAAGGGTGATGCAGTTCTTTGGCCGGAGGAATATTCTGTCTCCGACTGTGATGGATGCTGTTGCAGAGAGCTTTGTGTACAGAGCGGACGACTACCACACCAGCCAGGTGGCCAGGCAGATCATGGCCTTTGGAAAGCTTGGCTACCGTCCTCCCAACGCTGGGGAGCTGTTCGAGAAGGTTGAAACTATCTTGCACACACGCTTTTCAGAATTCCAGCCCAGGGCACTGCTCAACCTGCTCCACTCCTGCACCCTGGTGGAGAGTTTCCCTGTTAACTTTGCCCCCAAAGTTTTCAGCAGTTACTTCCTACAGCAACTGCAAG CGCAGGGCACAGGAATAGACTCGTTCATCATGGCCCAGCTGGTCCAGCTCTACATGACCTTGAAATTGGAGTGTCCTTCTTATGAG GGTCCCAGGCTCGATCCCAAGTACCGCATCAGCTCTTTCTTAATGCCTGGACGCTCTCTGGAGACGCCGGTGGACATACATCTGTACAACTGTGTGAAACATGGACTGGGGGATTTGTTCGGGGATCATTCATACTTTGAAGAAAAAGTTCTGACGCCATACTGCTACACACTCG AAGTGGAGATAAAACTGGATGAAGAGGGTTATGTAGTGCCTGCCACCAGTAATGATGTATCCAAAAG GATAGCCCTTTGTATTGACGGACAAAATAGGTTCACTTCAAACACCAGGCAGCTACTTGGAAAAGAGGCCATCAAGCAGCGACACCTGAGGCTTCTGGGATATGAAGTTGTTCAG attcCTTACTATGAACTTGAAGAACTGAAAACCAAAGCCAGTGTTGTGCAGTATCTGCATCAAAAAATCTTCCCTCACACTTTCAGGCTGAGCTGGTGA
- the myl12.1 gene encoding myosin, light chain 12, genome duplicate 1 produces the protein MSSKRAKGKTTKKRPQRATSNVFAMFDQSQIQEFKEAFNMIDQNRDGFVDKEDLHDMLASLGKNPTDEYLEAMMMEAPGPINFTMFLTMFGEKLNGTDPEDVIRNAFACFDEEGTGFIQEDYLRELLTTMGDRFTDEEVDELFREAPIDKKSNFNYVEFTRILKHGAKDKDD, from the exons ATGTCTAGCAAAAGAGCAAAGGGAAAGACCACGAAGAAGCGCCCTCAGCGCGCAACTTCCAATGTCTTCGCCATGTTTGACCAGTCTCAGATTCAGGAGTTCAAGGAGGCTTTCAACATGATTGACCAGAACCGTGATGGGTTTGTGGACAAAGAGGACCTTCACGACATGCTGGCCTCACTGG ggAAAAATCCAACTGATGAGTACCTGGAGGCCATGATGATGGAAGCTCCTGGACCCATTAACTTCACCATGTTCCTCACCATGTTTGGGGAGAAGCTCAATGGCACAGACCCTGAGGATGTGATCAGAAATGCATTCGCTTGCTTCGATGAGGAGGGGACAG GTTTCATCCAGGAAGACTACCTCAGAGAGCTGCTCACAACAATGGGTGACCGGTTTACAGATGAGGAGGTAGACGAGCTCTTCAGGGAGGCCCCCATTGACAAGAAGAGCAACTTCAACTATGTGGAGTTCACGCGCATCCTAAAGCACGGTGCCAAGGATAAGGACGATTAA